AGTTTCCGGCTACGGTCTGGATCCGGTCTATGGCCCAGTTCGACTTCGTGCAGGAACCTGACTTGTTTCACGGGGTCTTCGGCCACGTGCCCTTGCTGATGGACCAGGCCTTTGCCGATTTTCTGCACTTTTTGGGTCGGGTAGCGGCTCAGCACCTGCACGATGCCCCCGCATTGACCCGCCTGGAGCGGCTCTACGGCTTTACGGTGCAGTTTGGGTTGGTAGAGGAGGAAGGCGCCACCCGCATGTACGGGGCCGGTTTGCTGTCCTCATCGGGTGAAATACACCATTGTATTGCCGATGAGAGTACCCGCCGCCCTTTTGAACTGGCCACCGCCTTGCACACGCCCTACAGCGAAGCGCAGCTGCAAGACCAGTACTTCGTGCTCAAAGGCTGGGAGCAGCTCACTGAAAGCGTCGCCGAACTGGCCGCTGTACTGTCGAGTGGCTGGGAGCTGCAGCCTGCGTAGCGCCGCTTGGTATTCTATTTTCAACAAAAAAGCCACTCCCTCGGGAGTGGCTTTTTTACTTATATCAGGTAGTTAAGAAGCGGGTTATCCTTTGAGCTTGAAGTTCTTGCGCAGGTATTCCAGGGCCGCAGCATGGGCATCGGCCGAATACTTCTGGCTGTAC
Above is a genomic segment from Hymenobacter cellulosivorans containing:
- a CDS encoding phenylalanine 4-monooxygenase, with product MSLAMVTQHYDRYTTQDHLVWKVLFDRQTALLHKRAAQVFERGLAKAGLHRNALPRFEEVSKRLQKATGWQLEPVSGLLDDAAFFGLLAERKFPATVWIRSMAQFDFVQEPDLFHGVFGHVPLLMDQAFADFLHFLGRVAAQHLHDAPALTRLERLYGFTVQFGLVEEEGATRMYGAGLLSSSGEIHHCIADESTRRPFELATALHTPYSEAQLQDQYFVLKGWEQLTESVAELAAVLSSGWELQPA